The window TTTAATTTCATAAATACCATTATCTAGAGATTTCCATTCATAATTCATATCGGTAAGATTTATAAAGAAATCATTTGTTAATGCGCCTTCATTTTCTGTAAACACGCCATGTTTTGTTCCACCGTAATTGGTTCCCATAACACGCATTCCTCCAATTAAAACCGTCATTTCTATTGCTGTTAAACCCAGTAATTGCGTTTTATCTAATAACAATTCTTCAGGACTAACCACGTACTCTTTTTTCTGCCAGTTTCTATACCCATCTGCAAGTGGCTCTAAAGGCTCAAAAGATTCTATATCGGTCATTTCTTGTGTAGCATCCCCTCTACCAGGAGTAAAAGGAACAGGCACTTGCATACCAGCATTTTTGATTGCTTTTTCTACACCAACATTACCAGCTAATACAATAGTATCTGCAAGGCTAATACCAAATTCTGTCGCAATAGGTTCTAAAACAGATAATATTTTTTGTAATTGTTCTGGCTCATTACCTTTCCAGTTTTTTTGAGGTTCTAAACGAATTCGTGCTCCATTGGTACCACCTCTAAAATCGGATCCTCTATAGGTTCTAGCACTATCCCAAGCAGTAGAAACTAATTCTGAAATTGTTAAACCAGTACTCGCAATTTTATTTTTTACAGCAGCAACATCATAATTATAATTTCCTTTTGGAATAGGATCTTGCCAAATTAAATCTTCTTGAGGTACATCTGGACCAAACCAACGGTCTTTTGGTCCCATATCACGATGTGTTAATTTAAACCATGCACGTGCAAAAGCATCTGAAAAGGCATCAAAATCGTTCTTGAATTTTAATGAAATCTCTTTGTAGATGGGATCCATTTTCATTGCCATATCGGCATCTGTCATCATTGGATTATGCTTCGTTGTCAAATCTTCCACATCTACAGGCTTATCTTCTTCTTTAATACTTACCGGCTCCCATTGGAAAGCTCCTGCTGGACTTTTACGTAATTCCCACTCATGGTTAAATAGCATTTCAAAAAAGCCGTTATCCCATTTTGTTGGGTGAGTTGTCCAAGCACCTTCCAAACCACTTGTAACGGTATATCTTCCTTTTCCTGATTTTGTTGGATTAGACCAACCTAAACCTTGTTCTTCCACACCTGCACTTTCTGGATCCGGACCTAAAATACTTGCATCTCCATTTCCATGTGTTTTTCCAACGGTATGTCCTCCAGCAGTTAAAGCAACTGTTTCTTCATCATTCATAGCCATACGCTTAAATGTTTCTCTAACTTGCAGCGCTGTTTTTAAAGGATCTGGTTTCCCATTTACACCTTCCGGATTTACATAAATCAATCCCATTTGTACGGCTGCTAAAGGATTTTCCATCGTTTCTGGACTATCCACATTGCCATAACGTTCATCACTTGGTGCTAACCATTCTTTTTCTGCTCCCCAATACACATCGGTTTCTGGATGCCATATATCTTGACGACCAAATGCAAAACCATAGGTTTTTAATCCCATACTTTCGTAAGCAATGGTTCCTGCCAAAATAATAAGATCTGACCAACTTACTTTATTTCCATATTTCTTCTTGATAGGCCAAAGTAAACGTCTTGCCTTATCTAAACTTACATTATCTGGCCAAGAATTTAATGGAGCAAATCGTTGATTACCGGTTCCAGCTCCTCCACGTCCGTCAGGCAATCTATATGTACCTGCAGCATGCCAAGCCATTCTAATCATTAATCCGCCATAATGTCCCCAGTCTGCTGGCCACCAATCTTGACTATCCGTCATAAATGCATGTAAATCCTTTTTTAAAGCATCTACATCTAACTTTTTTAATTCTTCCTGATAGTTAAAATCTTTACCTAGAGGATTTGTTTTAGAATCATGTTGGTGTAAAATATCAAGGTTTAGTGTATTTGGCCACCAATCTGTTACTGATTTTTCGGTGGTAGTAATTGCGCCTTGCATAAAAGGACATTTGCTTGCGTCTCCATTATTAGTATGATCCATATTGTATCGCTTTATTTTGTTTAATATCTGATAAATTTACTCTATAACTAAACTGAAAAAGAATAAATAAAATTGATTGTTTTTATTTTACCATAATAAATACTTATCACTTTTAATTTAGCTTGTCCTTAAAATTAAAGAAACCAATCTATTAAACCAAAAAAAAAGCGACTTCAAATGGAAGTTTCCTTGCAAACAAATCTTAACGAATCTAGAAAAATTAAGGTTTTGATAATAAATGAGTACTCCGTCAAACGAAAAGAGTCCTATATGGATTTCTCGGAAAGATTTAAAAGGCATAAAAATTCAAAAAAAAAGAAAACAAATAGTTTAAGCATCTAATTATTCTTAAATTTATACATTAATTAAATTTCATAAATATGGCAACAGTAACCTTAAAAGGAAACCCAATACAAACTTCTGGAGAATTACCAAAAGTTGGAACCAAAGCACCTGATTTTACATTAACAACAACAGATTTAGCGACTAAATCACTTTCTGATTTTGCAGGAAGCAAAGTGGTATTAAATATTTTTCCTAGTGTGGACACAGGAACTTGCGCACAATCTGTTAGAACATTTAATAAAGAAGCAAGTACCTTAAAGAACACCAAAGTACTTTGTATATCACGCGATTTACCATTTGCACAAGCACGTTTTTGTGGCGCAGAAGGTTTAGAAAATGTAGTGAACCTTTCCGATTATAAAGATGGAAGCTTCGGAAAAAACTACGGTTTAAATTTTGTTAATGGTCCTTTAGATGCTTTAGATTCCCGTTGTGTAGTAGTAATAGACGAAAACGGAGTGATTACATACACAGAACAAGTACAAGAAATTGTGGATGAACCAAATTATAAAGCGGCACTAGAAGCTTTAAAATAAAATATTCATAAAAAGAGGTAGCTTTAAAAGTTATTCCATGACAAAAAAAGAATCTTTTCTTGTAAACAGAATTAAAAGTGTGAAATATGCTTTTAAAGGTGCCTTTCTATTAATAACCACAGAAAACAGTATTAAAGTCCAATTTTGTATTGGTATTATCATGACCATTCTAGGGTTTTATTACCAACTTTCTAGCACAGAATGGATAATACAAATATTATGTATCGCACTTATTCTGGCTTTAGAAGGTATGAACACTGCCATTGAAGAAATTGCAGATTTTATTCACCCAGAGCATCATACAAAAATAGGAATTATTAAAGACCTTGCTGCCGGCGCTGTTTTTATTTTTGCAATTGCAGCATCTATTATAGGTTGCATTATATATATCCCAAAGATTTTTTAATATATTCCTTAGGAATTAATTTTCTTGAAAACATTGTTTACAATTTTTCAGAATAAAGTTTCGTTACCATTTGTAATTTGTATTTTTGTTTCCATCGGAACAAAATATATTTCAAAACACATTCAGAAAAATTAGAATTTAAAGATTTTCACTTTCGTGGAAAATAAGTATGGCAAAAAAGAAAACGAAAACTGCAAAGACCACAAAGACTGCAACCAAGAAAACGAAAACATTAAAAGCACCAAGTTTTAAGTTATCCAACCAGCAAAAACTAGTATTAGGTAGTTTATTAATAATACTTGGTTTATTGCTTTTTATAGCTTTTCTATCTTTCTTTTTTACAGGAAAAGCAGACCAAAGCACTTTATCGGAATTTGCATCTAGAAACGTAGAAACACAAAACTGGTTAAGCAAATCTGGTGTTTGGTTAAGCGACTTTTTTATACAACGTGGTTTTGGTATTGCATCCTTTATATTCTCTGGTTTAATATTTCTTTCTGGTGTTTATGTTTTACTAAATCTAAAAAAAGAAAAACTAGGCAAACATTGGTTTTGGGGAACATTAATAGTCATTTGGCTATCTATTCTATTTGGTTTTTTCGCATATAAAAATGACATATTAGGAGGTACTATTGGTTTTGAAATCAATGCATTTCTACAAGATTATATTGGCAAAATAGGAACCATTCTATTACTTGTTTTTGGTCTAATCACCTATTTAGCGATTCGTTTTGAAATGACGGTTGATACGTTTAAAAAGATTTTCAGAAAAGCTAAAAAAGAAATTAATGAAGAGATAGAAGACTTTAAAGAAGAATTCACTCCTATAGATAATGATTTAACTGCGGAAGCGGAAGAAATAAAAACAGCATATCAAGTTCCTTTAGATAATAAAGAACCTGAAATTAAAAAAGAAGTCAAAGTAGCAATTAAAACGGAAGACTTTCAAGTAGAAATAGCACAAGAAGAAGAAATTGAGGAAGTAATTCCAGAAAAGGTGGAAGAAGGTGAAATAGCCATGAAAGTGGAAAAAGTGGAAGAAGAACTTTCGGAAACCGATAATCTTGCCAACAAACTGGTAGAAGACTTTGGACAATTTGATCCGACTTTAGAACTTGGTAATTACCAATTCCCACCTTTAGATTTATTAAAAAAATACGATAACGAAGGTATTTCTATAAACCAAGAAGAGCTTGAAGAAAACAAAAACCGAATTGTTGAAACCTTAAGCAATTATAAAATTGGTATTGCAAGTATTAAAGCTACTATTGGTCCAACAGTAACATTATATGAAATTGTACCAGAAGCCGGAGTTCGTATTTCAAAAATTAAAAACCTAGAAGATGATATTGCCTTATCGCTTTCGGCGTTAGGTATTCGTATTATTGCTCCTATTCCTGGAAAAGGAACGATTGGTATTGAGGTACCAAATAAGAATTCGACGATTGTTTCTATGCGATCTGTAATTGCTTCGCAGAAATTCCAAAAATCGGATATGCAATTACCTATTGCTTTTGGTAAAACCATTAGTAACGAAACCTTTGTGGTCGATTTAGCCAAGATGCCACACATGCTTATGGCTGGAGCAACAGGTCAAGGTAAATCGGTAGGTTTAAATGCGGTACTTACTTCCCTACTCTACAAAAAACATCCTGCAGAAGTGAAGTTTGTTTTAGTAGACCCTAAAAAAGTAGAGCTTACTTTATTTAATAAAATTGAGCGCCATTATTTAGCAAAACTACCAGACGAAGCAGAAGCAATTATTACAGATAATACCAAAGTAATTAATACACTTAATTCACTTTGTATCGAAATGGATAACCGTTACGAAATGCTTAAGAATGCATTATGTCGTAACATTGTAGAATATAACACCAAGTTTAAAGCACGTAAATTAAATCCGAATGACGGACATGCATTTTTACCATACATTGTTTTGGTGGTAGATGAGTTTGCCGATTTAATTATGACTGCTGGTAAAGAAGTAGAAACTCCTGTTGCGCGTTTAGCACAATTAGCGCGTGCTATTGGAATTCATTTAATTGTTGCAACACAAAGACCTTCGGTAAATGTAATTACAGGTATTATTAAAGCAAATTTCCCAGCAAGAATCGCTTTTAGAGTAACGAGTAAAATAGATTCTCGAACTATTTTAGATGGCTCTGGAGCAGACCAACTTATTGGTCGTGGAGATATGTTATATACCCAAGGAAACGAGTTAGTACGTATACAATGTGCTTTTGTAGATACGCCAGAAGTAGAAAGAATAGTCGATTTTATTGGTGCACAAAAAGCATATCCGGATGCACATTTACTTCCAGAGTACGTTGGTGAAGAAAGTGGCACAAGTCTTGATATAGATATAAGCGATAGAGATAAATTATTTCGCCAAGCTGCCGAACTAATTGTTATTGCACAACAAGGGTCTGCATCCTTATTGCAACGTAAGTTAAAATTAGGATACAATCGTGCAGGACGATTAATAGACCAATTGGAAGCTGCTGGAATTGTTGGCGGTTTTGAAGGAAGTAAAGCTAGACAAGTTTTAGTTCCAGATTTAGTAAGTCTTGATCAATTATTAGAAAACGAAAGTATATAACAAATAAAAAACTAAATATTTTCGCATAAGCGGAAATGAAAAAAATTATTCCATGAAGAAGTTAATTTTCATATTTACCATTTTAATAAGCATGACTAGTTTTGCTCAAAACGAAGCAAAATCCTTATTAGACGAAGTTTCTCAGAAAGTAAAAAGCTACGATAATATAGCTATCGATTTTAAATATATGCTGCATAATAATGCCGAAAATATCAAACAAGAAACGCGTGGTGATGTAGTAATGCAAGGCGAAAAATACAAACTAAACATACTAGGTGTCACTAGAGTTTACGACGGAAAAATACTATATAGCATCAGTCCTGAAGACGAACAAGTAACCATTTCTACCGAAAGTATGGATGAAGAAGGAAGCATTACGCCAAGTAAAATGTTGTCCTTTTACGAAGATGGGTTCACCTACAAAATGGACATTGTTCAAAATGTACAAGGAAGAAAAATACAGTATGTACAATTAACTCCTATAGATTCTAATTCGGAAATCAAAACCGTTCTTTTAGGTATTGATGCACAAACAAAAAATATCTACAATTTAATTGAAACAGGTAAAAATGGAACAAAAACCACTTTAACTGTTAATTCTTTTAAAACTAATGAGACTATATCAAAAACCTTATTTACCTTTGACAAAAGTAAGTTTAAAGACTACTACATAGAAAAATTAGATTAGGTTAATTAAAGAATAGCAATACATTTAAAGTGTGAAAATATTAGACAGATACATTTTAAGCACTTATCTCAAAACCTTTATCAGCGTGTTTTTAATACTCATGCTGATTTTTGTTTTACAAACTATTTGGCTATTCATCAAAGAATTAGCGGGTAAAGACTTAGATTTAATTGTAGTTTTAAAGTTCTTACTGTACTACTCACCAAAGTTAATTCCGTTAGTATTACCACTAACCATCCTCCTTGCCTCTATTATGGTATTTGGTAATTTTGCCGAAAACTATGAGTTTGCAGCCATGAAATCTACAGGGATTTCACTACAACGCGCCATGACTGGTTTAGGAATCTTTATTGGTATACTTGGTATTACCACCTTCTTTTTTAGCAATAGTGTAATCCCTTGGGGAGAATACAATTCATATAATTTACGTAACAATATTAAAAAACTAAAACCTGCAATGGCTATTGCGGAGGGACAGTTTAATGATGTTGGAGACTTTAATATTAAGGTAGAAGAAAAAAGTGGTCTAAACGGAAAAGACCTTAAAGGTGTTGTTATTCATAAAAAAAGTAGTACTTCTAGAGGTAACAAAAACAACACAACTATAGTATCTAAAACAGGTGAACTTATTGGTGATGATAAATCCAGTGTATTAAAACTAATACTACACGATGGTTATTTTTATGATGATACACCTCCTAAAAAATTTAAGGACAGAGAAAAACATCCTTTAGTAAAGAGCGCTTTTAAAACATATACGTTCAACATTGACTTAACGGAAGAGAACAACCAGGATTTAGATGAGAAAAATATTTCAGATAAATACAGCATGCTTAATGTAAAAGACTTAAACTATACTATTGATTCGCTTGCTCTGGAGAATAAAAAAGTTTACGATGAATTTTCTGAAAATCTATACAACAGATCACAAATTACATCCTTAGACAAAGGCTTAAAACCCAAAAAATATTCCATCTTTAATGGGGATATTTTAAGTTTGTATGATACTAAGAAAAACATGCAATTAATAGATTTAGCACTAAATTCTACGAATAGCACAAGGCAAATGATAGTCTCTAAAGAGAAATTCTTAAAAAATAAAAAACGTAATTACAACAAACATATCGTTGCTTTACATGAGAAATTCGCTTTAGGTTTTGCTTGTGTTATCTTATTTTTTGTTGGTGCTCCACTTGGTGCATTAATTAGAAAAGGAGGAATTGGCTTACCTATGGTTATTGCTATTCTATTATTTTTAACCTATCACTTTATAGGGATTTTTGCAAAAAATAGTGCTAATGATGGAAGTATAAATCCGGTACTTGCCCCTTGGCTTTCTACTATTATTATGTTTCCTTTGGGAGTATTTTTAACAAGAAGAGCAACGGCAGACAGAGGTTTATTTGAGTTTGATCATATTATTGAACCGATAAAAAAACTCTTTAAAATTAAATCCGATACAGAAACCGAAGTCGTTTTAAATACCGAAGAAAGTGCAGTTAATATAAAGAATATAGAGCAAGCAAAATCTATTTTTACAGCGTATAGCTTTCATTCTAAAACGGCATTAATTTTCTATATCACAGGATTAATATTATTTATATTATTCTTTGTGTTTAAAAACAATGAACTTCCTAATTTTGCTTCGGCAGCAGTACAACTAAGTATCGTTTCGTTTGTAATGCTACTTATTTACTATATAAAATCGTTTTTAAACATAAATGCACTTTATGGATTCATGGATGAAAAAACAATTTCTAAAAAACCAACAACACTACTTTTTGGTTATGTTTTTTATCCGTTGACGCATTTTTTAAGACGAAATAAAATTAATGAAGACTTTTCTAATACATTAAAATAAGAATACCTTTGCAACATGATAACACCAACAAAAGAAAGCAATAAGAAAGAGTATACTCTAGATACTATTGAAGCAGCCATAACCGATATTAAAAACGGTAAAGTTATTATTGTTGTCGATGATGAAGATAGAGAAAACGAAGGCGATTTTATTGCCGCAGCAGAAAAAGTAACTCCGGAAATGATTAATTTCATGGCTACTCATGGTCGTGGACTAATTTGCGCGCCATTAACCGAAGATCGCTGTGAAGAATTAAATCTGGATATGATGGTACAAAACAACACTGTTTTACACCATACACCATTTACAGTATCTGTCGATTTAATAGGACATGGTTGTACCACCGGAATTTCGGTACACGATAGGTCTAAGACGATTGAATTTTTAGTAAAAGAAGACACCAAACCCCAAGATTTAGGTCGTCCAGGACATATTTTTCCTTTACGTGCCAAAAACGGAGGTGTTTTACGTAGAACAGGACATACCGAAGCTTCTGTAGATTTAGCACGTTTAGCTGGCTTAAAACCTGCTGGGATTTTAGTAGAAATTTTAAATGAAGACGGAACCATGGCACGTTTACCACAATTGGTAAAAGTTGCGAAGAAATTCGACTTAAAAATTATTTCTATCGAAGATCTAGTTGCTTACCGTATGGAGCACGATTCCTTAATAGAGAAAAAAGAAGACTTTAATATTGAAACGCGCTTTGGAAACTTTCGTTTAAGAGCATATCATCAAACCACAAACGACCAAATTCATATTGCACTAACCAAAGGTTCTTGGTCTGCAAACGAAACGGTTTTAACACGTGTAAACTCTACACTTGTTAATAATGACATACTTGGCACTTTAACCAATAATGCAGATGAAAAACTAGACGACATGTTTAAAGTGATTAACGATGCTGGAAAAGGTGCCGTTATTTTCATCAACCAGCAATCGCAATCGATGAATCTTTTAAAACGATTAAGTATTTTAAAAGAAACACAAACAGAAGGTGAAGTAGTAAAAGCGCCTAGTATTGAAATGGATTCTAAAGATTTCGGTATTGGCGCACAAATTCTACACGATTTAAATATCCATAAACTAAAATTAATCTCTAACACGCAACAAACCAAACGTGTTGGTATGATTGGATATGGCTTGGAGATTGTAGAGTATGTAGGGTATTAAAAGAACCCGTTACCATATATATTTAAGTAAAAGAAAAGGGGAATTATTGTAGCTTGCGCTAGAATAGTTCCCCTAATTACTTCGATTAATAGCATTTTTAAATTCTTATTCAATAAGCACTTTTCTAGTTAGTGTTTGTTGATTCGCATATATTTTCAGCAAATACATACCAGCATTTAATGTATTCACTTGTATTTGTTTGGTATCGTTACTACGTAAAACGAGTTTCCCCGTCACATCATAAAGCGCTACTTTTTCTACTGGAAATGTAGCCGATATATGAATCACATTGGACGCAGGATTTGGGTATACCGAAAGCTTCACACTATCCGTAACCAAAATTTCATCTACAGACAAGGTTTCAAAATTAATACTATTTGCCGTTGCATCATGCGCTCCGAAATAATTGGTTGTTGTTCCTGTAAAACTCACATTTAAGAAATTTTCAGAAAAAGTAGCCAAAACAAAAGGATCGTCATTATTAGCTAACGTTATGGTACCTGTTGTTGGATTTGTTGTTGCTATAATATCAAAAACAGCCAATTGAATAGGCACGCCATTTTCGGCATTTATAAAATAATTAGTAACCCCTGGAACTCTCAATATTTGAAAAAGTTCTTTTCCAGCATCTGTACCACTAGAATAACCAATCCATTCACCAGCCGGAATACCAGAATCTGCTGCTTGAAAATTACCAATGGATATCCCCAATCCTTCTGGTACATAAAAAGCAGCGCCAAGATCTGCCGTATTCCCATTTGGTGCATCAAAATTTGGTGTAGCTAGCAAAGCCATTTGATAGTTGTCTGTTGCAGGATTTACACCAAGAAAACTTAAACTATACTGATAAGCATCTTGCGCCTGAAGCATTATGGTTAATAAGACTAAAACGAAAGTTAAATATTGTTTTTTCATAATTGTAAATTTTAAAATGGTTTATTTTTTAATTTGGAATTTGACTTAGTAATAGAAATAAATTGGAACCGGAACCATTATTCGGATGATTCAAAATAATATCCTTTATCATATTGGTGTCATTATTAGCACCTAAATAGCGTACAGTTCCATCTAAATTAATATCTGCATTATTATATCCCGAAAACGGAATTAAATTAACACCAGAAGGATTA is drawn from Lacinutrix sp. WUR7 and contains these coding sequences:
- a CDS encoding outer membrane lipoprotein carrier protein LolA, translating into MKKLIFIFTILISMTSFAQNEAKSLLDEVSQKVKSYDNIAIDFKYMLHNNAENIKQETRGDVVMQGEKYKLNILGVTRVYDGKILYSISPEDEQVTISTESMDEEGSITPSKMLSFYEDGFTYKMDIVQNVQGRKIQYVQLTPIDSNSEIKTVLLGIDAQTKNIYNLIETGKNGTKTTLTVNSFKTNETISKTLFTFDKSKFKDYYIEKLD
- the tpx gene encoding thiol peroxidase, whose amino-acid sequence is MATVTLKGNPIQTSGELPKVGTKAPDFTLTTTDLATKSLSDFAGSKVVLNIFPSVDTGTCAQSVRTFNKEASTLKNTKVLCISRDLPFAQARFCGAEGLENVVNLSDYKDGSFGKNYGLNFVNGPLDALDSRCVVVIDENGVITYTEQVQEIVDEPNYKAALEALK
- a CDS encoding T9SS type A sorting domain-containing protein, which encodes MKKQYLTFVLVLLTIMLQAQDAYQYSLSFLGVNPATDNYQMALLATPNFDAPNGNTADLGAAFYVPEGLGISIGNFQAADSGIPAGEWIGYSSGTDAGKELFQILRVPGVTNYFINAENGVPIQLAVFDIIATTNPTTGTITLANNDDPFVLATFSENFLNVSFTGTTTNYFGAHDATANSINFETLSVDEILVTDSVKLSVYPNPASNVIHISATFPVEKVALYDVTGKLVLRSNDTKQIQVNTLNAGMYLLKIYANQQTLTRKVLIE
- a CDS encoding LptF/LptG family permease, translating into MKILDRYILSTYLKTFISVFLILMLIFVLQTIWLFIKELAGKDLDLIVVLKFLLYYSPKLIPLVLPLTILLASIMVFGNFAENYEFAAMKSTGISLQRAMTGLGIFIGILGITTFFFSNSVIPWGEYNSYNLRNNIKKLKPAMAIAEGQFNDVGDFNIKVEEKSGLNGKDLKGVVIHKKSSTSRGNKNNTTIVSKTGELIGDDKSSVLKLILHDGYFYDDTPPKKFKDREKHPLVKSAFKTYTFNIDLTEENNQDLDEKNISDKYSMLNVKDLNYTIDSLALENKKVYDEFSENLYNRSQITSLDKGLKPKKYSIFNGDILSLYDTKKNMQLIDLALNSTNSTRQMIVSKEKFLKNKKRNYNKHIVALHEKFALGFACVILFFVGAPLGALIRKGGIGLPMVIAILLFLTYHFIGIFAKNSANDGSINPVLAPWLSTIIMFPLGVFLTRRATADRGLFEFDHIIEPIKKLFKIKSDTETEVVLNTEESAVNIKNIEQAKSIFTAYSFHSKTALIFYITGLILFILFFVFKNNELPNFASAAVQLSIVSFVMLLIYYIKSFLNINALYGFMDEKTISKKPTTLLFGYVFYPLTHFLRRNKINEDFSNTLK
- the ribB gene encoding 3,4-dihydroxy-2-butanone-4-phosphate synthase encodes the protein MITPTKESNKKEYTLDTIEAAITDIKNGKVIIVVDDEDRENEGDFIAAAEKVTPEMINFMATHGRGLICAPLTEDRCEELNLDMMVQNNTVLHHTPFTVSVDLIGHGCTTGISVHDRSKTIEFLVKEDTKPQDLGRPGHIFPLRAKNGGVLRRTGHTEASVDLARLAGLKPAGILVEILNEDGTMARLPQLVKVAKKFDLKIISIEDLVAYRMEHDSLIEKKEDFNIETRFGNFRLRAYHQTTNDQIHIALTKGSWSANETVLTRVNSTLVNNDILGTLTNNADEKLDDMFKVINDAGKGAVIFINQQSQSMNLLKRLSILKETQTEGEVVKAPSIEMDSKDFGIGAQILHDLNIHKLKLISNTQQTKRVGMIGYGLEIVEYVGY
- a CDS encoding DNA translocase FtsK: MAKKKTKTAKTTKTATKKTKTLKAPSFKLSNQQKLVLGSLLIILGLLLFIAFLSFFFTGKADQSTLSEFASRNVETQNWLSKSGVWLSDFFIQRGFGIASFIFSGLIFLSGVYVLLNLKKEKLGKHWFWGTLIVIWLSILFGFFAYKNDILGGTIGFEINAFLQDYIGKIGTILLLVFGLITYLAIRFEMTVDTFKKIFRKAKKEINEEIEDFKEEFTPIDNDLTAEAEEIKTAYQVPLDNKEPEIKKEVKVAIKTEDFQVEIAQEEEIEEVIPEKVEEGEIAMKVEKVEEELSETDNLANKLVEDFGQFDPTLELGNYQFPPLDLLKKYDNEGISINQEELEENKNRIVETLSNYKIGIASIKATIGPTVTLYEIVPEAGVRISKIKNLEDDIALSLSALGIRIIAPIPGKGTIGIEVPNKNSTIVSMRSVIASQKFQKSDMQLPIAFGKTISNETFVVDLAKMPHMLMAGATGQGKSVGLNAVLTSLLYKKHPAEVKFVLVDPKKVELTLFNKIERHYLAKLPDEAEAIITDNTKVINTLNSLCIEMDNRYEMLKNALCRNIVEYNTKFKARKLNPNDGHAFLPYIVLVVDEFADLIMTAGKEVETPVARLAQLARAIGIHLIVATQRPSVNVITGIIKANFPARIAFRVTSKIDSRTILDGSGADQLIGRGDMLYTQGNELVRIQCAFVDTPEVERIVDFIGAQKAYPDAHLLPEYVGEESGTSLDIDISDRDKLFRQAAELIVIAQQGSASLLQRKLKLGYNRAGRLIDQLEAAGIVGGFEGSKARQVLVPDLVSLDQLLENESI
- a CDS encoding diacylglycerol kinase — protein: MTKKESFLVNRIKSVKYAFKGAFLLITTENSIKVQFCIGIIMTILGFYYQLSSTEWIIQILCIALILALEGMNTAIEEIADFIHPEHHTKIGIIKDLAAGAVFIFAIAASIIGCIIYIPKIF
- the katG gene encoding catalase/peroxidase HPI, with the translated sequence MDHTNNGDASKCPFMQGAITTTEKSVTDWWPNTLNLDILHQHDSKTNPLGKDFNYQEELKKLDVDALKKDLHAFMTDSQDWWPADWGHYGGLMIRMAWHAAGTYRLPDGRGGAGTGNQRFAPLNSWPDNVSLDKARRLLWPIKKKYGNKVSWSDLIILAGTIAYESMGLKTYGFAFGRQDIWHPETDVYWGAEKEWLAPSDERYGNVDSPETMENPLAAVQMGLIYVNPEGVNGKPDPLKTALQVRETFKRMAMNDEETVALTAGGHTVGKTHGNGDASILGPDPESAGVEEQGLGWSNPTKSGKGRYTVTSGLEGAWTTHPTKWDNGFFEMLFNHEWELRKSPAGAFQWEPVSIKEEDKPVDVEDLTTKHNPMMTDADMAMKMDPIYKEISLKFKNDFDAFSDAFARAWFKLTHRDMGPKDRWFGPDVPQEDLIWQDPIPKGNYNYDVAAVKNKIASTGLTISELVSTAWDSARTYRGSDFRGGTNGARIRLEPQKNWKGNEPEQLQKILSVLEPIATEFGISLADTIVLAGNVGVEKAIKNAGMQVPVPFTPGRGDATQEMTDIESFEPLEPLADGYRNWQKKEYVVSPEELLLDKTQLLGLTAIEMTVLIGGMRVMGTNYGGTKHGVFTENEGALTNDFFINLTDMNYEWKSLDNGIYEIKNRKTGEVKFTATRVDLVFGSNSILRAYAEVYAQDDSKEKFVTDFVAVWTKVMNANRFDVK